The Pygocentrus nattereri isolate fPygNat1 chromosome 17, fPygNat1.pri, whole genome shotgun sequence genome window below encodes:
- the abhd15a gene encoding protein ABHD15, with the protein MVSSSSAVLLLVRVHVQQQHYGPGAFSVLASTVFWSSLSSLLETVQMLEWMGAVCIVLVLVVSAWPVLKRLAEACASDTEHKVQGPGAAAGAAPPLAFICKPSALANYLLQHCKSFCKPDSIPAWTWRSVPSLQTVFGALWPHDSTVHFVRDHLQLSDDGLVALDWAVGGGSGTHHKRRRTSSNSTSPILLIIPNSFGKITRNVLKLCEVGLAHGYLPVVFNRRSQNGTPLSTVKLQQFGDPADLREAVRYIRYRQPAGRLYAVSESTGSGLLLSYLGECGSSSYMTAAACLSPIFRCQSWFENGPTWPFNWALLLYQKICLSRYRTALGELIHTESLFSSGSLRAMEEVLFCQAGLKGAQVEGAWEAYWERNDPLRDVDEVAIPVLCVCSRDDPVRGEPQATLPWELFETNPHFFLLLTALGGHCGFSFPEEGPVLWSHQAVLEFFRASTEFFAAEERLKQSARRRGLSGVGKTFRHRSVSTCKRLPACSHNIHAIYNWQRSYTR; encoded by the exons ATGGTCTCTTCTTCTTCAGCTGTGTTGTTGCTTGTGCGCGTTCACGTTCAGCAGCAGCATTATGGACCCGGAGCCTTCAGTGTTTTAGCCTCCACTGTGTTCTGGTCCTCATTATCTTCTCTACTAGAAACCGTTCAAATGCTGGAATGGATGGGCGCTGTGTGCATCGTCCTCGTCCTGGTGGTCTCAGCCTGGCCGGTGCTGAAGCGCTTAGCGGAGGCGTGCGCTTCAGACACCGAGCACAAAGTGCAGGGTCCAGGtgcagcagcaggagcagctCCGCCGCTGGCGTTCATCTGCAAACCCTCCGCACTGGCCAACTACCTGCTCCAGCACTGCAAGAGCTTCTGCAAGCCCGACTCGATCCCGGCGTGGACCTGGAGGAGTGTCCCCTCTTTACAGACCGTGTTTGGTGCTCTGTGGCCGCACGACTCCACCGTCCATTTCGTCCGTGATCACTTACAGCTCAGTGACGACGGGCTGGTGGCTTTGGACTGGGCTGTTGGTGGTGGTAGTGGGACACATCACAAGAGGAGGAGGACTTCAAGTAATTCCACCAGCCCCATTCTCCTGATAATCcccaactcttttgggaagATCACCAGGAATGTACTGAAg CTCTGTGAGGTGGGTCTGGCTCATGGCTACCTCCCCGTGGTCTTTAACCGCCGCAGTCAGAATGGGACGCCCCTCAGCACTGTTAAACTGCAGCAGTTTGGTGACCCGGCCGATCTGAGGGAGGCGGTGCGCTACATCCGTTACCGGCAGCCAGCGGGCCGTCTTTACGCGGTGAGCGAAAGCACAGGCTCAGGCCTCCTGCTCTCATACCTGGGAGAGTGCGGCTCCTCCAGCTACATGACTGCCGCTGCTTGCCTGTCCCCCATCTTCCGCTGCCAGAGCTGGTTCGAAAATGGTCCTACCTGGCCCTTCAATTGGGCCCTTTTGCTCTACCAGAAGATCTGCCTCAGCAG GTACAGAACAGCGCTGGGTGAGTTGATCCACACAGAAAGCCTGTTCTCCAGCGGCTCACTGAGAGCCATGGAGGAGGTGCTGTTCTGCCAAGCTGGCCTGAAGGGGGCGCAGGTAGAGGGGGCCTGGGAGGCCTACTGGGAACGAAATGACCCGTTGAGGGATGTGGATGAGGTAGCCATCCCCGTGCTCTGCGTATGTAGCCGAGATGATCCTGTCCGTGGTGAGCCTCAAGCCACGCTACCCTGGGAGCTCTTCGAGACCAACCCTCACTTCTTCCTGCTGCTAACTGCCCTTGGAGGCCACTGTGGCTTCTCCTTCCCTGAGGAAGGCCCTGTGCTCTGGAGCCACCAGGCTGTTCTGGAGTTCTTTAGAGCTAGCACAGAGTTCTTCGCTGCTGAGGAACGGCTGAAGCAGTCGGCTAGACGGAGAGGGCTTAGCGGTGTTGGGAAGACTTTCCGCCATCGCAGTGTAAGCACCTGCAAGAGGCTGCCTGCCTGCTCACACAACATCCATGCCATCTACAACTGGCAGCGATCCTACACCAGATGA